A single region of the Thunnus maccoyii chromosome 10, fThuMac1.1, whole genome shotgun sequence genome encodes:
- the mcl1b gene encoding induced myeloid leukemia cell differentiation protein Mcl-1b, with the protein MNILRNVKPVGVTSFLILPQNGVVDFGPGGSSPQTDRAPTIDTHNGNLGSNNTSKQRPSALAVPTKNGYAQKIIREEDSDNGSLPSTPEQHSDSELEVSGSQAMYEALEEDTRQLMKRFLGEFTGLLNPRWKERKDLATMKRVVDDVLEKHRYAYNGMVNKLSLDDRDDMRFVSAVANSLFGDGTTNWGRVASLVAFGAVVCQYLKEKGRENCVELVGEEISTYLLTHQRDWLVKNNSWDGFVEFFRVADPESTVRNTLMAFAGFAGIGATLALLIRGCDIM; encoded by the exons ATGAATATCCTAAGGAACGTGAAACCCGTCGGAGTTACAAGCTTTCTCATTCTTCCTCAAAATGGAGTCGTGGACTTCGGCCCAGGAGGTTCCTCCCCGCAGACGGACAGGGCCCCAACCATTGACACTCACAACGGAAATTTGGGCTCAAATAATACTTCAAAACAGCGGCCGAGTGCACTCGCGGTGCCTACAAAAAATGGGTATGCACAAAAAATTATTCGGGAGGAGGACAGCGACAACGGATCTTTGCCCAGCACCCCGGAGCAGCACTCCGACAGTGAACTCGAGGTCTCCGGATCCCAAGCTATGTACGAGGCGTTAGAGGAAGACACCAGGCAACTCATGAAACGTTTCCTGGGAGAATTTACGGGACTTTTGAATCCTCggtggaaagaaagaaaagatctAGCAACAATGAAGAGAGTTGTGGACGACGTATTGGAGAAACACAGATACGCATACAATG gtatgGTCAACAAACTGTCATTGGATGACAGGGATGATATGAGGTTCGTCAGTGCAGTAGCCAATAGCCTCTTTGGAGACGGGACCACCAACTGGGGCCGAGTCGCCAGCCTGGTCGCCTTCGGGGCTGTGGTATGTCAGTACTTGAAGGAGAAGGGCAGAGAGAACTGCGTGGAGCTGGTGGGAGAGGAGATCTCGACATACCTGCTGACTCACCAGAGGGACTGGCTGGTCAAGAACAACTCCTGG GATGGCTTTGTGGAGTTCTTTCGAGTAGCAGACCCGGAGTCCACAGTGAGGAACACACTCATGGCCTTTGCTGGATTTGCTGGTATCGGGGCAACACTGGCCCTGTTGATCAG